The proteins below come from a single Micropterus dolomieu isolate WLL.071019.BEF.003 ecotype Adirondacks linkage group LG05, ASM2129224v1, whole genome shotgun sequence genomic window:
- the pcsk9 gene encoding proprotein convertase subtilisin/kexin type 9 yields the protein MRRTSGYIGWVLCLCASLTVSAQDYPEDDKMILDLIREDGTQPKTGAEPAAEFLRCNKAAWRMPGQYLVVLRQGTHESHVHRTIRRLRNKAARRSYLIEVLQIYSGALHGFLVKMGSDVLHLAVKLPQVHYIEEDSSIFAQSAPWNLQKLLQPYGGTSENGTYRPPNDGGKAEVYLMDGSIQSTHREVEGRVLITDFNNVPEEDGVRVHRQASQCDSHGTHMAGVVSGSDSGVARGAGVNLVRVLNCQGKGAVSGALAGMEYIRATLLARPADAVVVLLPFIGGFSRSLNTACRDMVANGAVVIAAAGNYRDDACLYSPASEPEVITVGAVNSADQLMSQGAGGTNFGRCIDLFAPGDDIVSASSDCSTCFTSRSGTSQAAAHVAGIAAVILSSNQNVSPVQVLQMLMHYSIRNTINLLSLSDTHRLITPNLVAAIPPANSTNVELLCRSVWSERSGATDTDRAISRCRLGEEMMSCSSYTPDSVHAGETIIVKSKQMECVAYNGPRGKGVYAVARCCVISGLQCQVHVSPKPGQDAECVGPQHHLTGCTSWSTAGILSGSRPHYGDRTRCAVKDGVMSHAVCCHAPSLECHLLENTSADKDQVEVSCPSGWTLTDCSAISQGSAILGPVAKGNSCSVRSATGADAAAGIAVCCRVRPPEQAATSPH from the exons ATGCGTCGCACCTCTGGCTATATTGGCTGGGTGCTGTGTTTGTGCGCATCTTTGACCGTGAGCGCACAGGACTACCCCGAGGACGACAAGATGATCCTGGATCTGATCCGCGAGGACGGGACTCAACCTAAAACCGGAGCCGAGCCCGCTGCTGAGTTCCTCAGGTGCAACAAG GCAGCGTGGCGCATGCCCGGTCAGTACCTGGTCGTACTGCGCCAGGGAACGCACGAGTCTCACGTGCATAGGACCATCAGGAGACTGAGAAACAAAGCAGCGAGAAGAAGCTACCTGATTGAGGTCCTGCAGATATACTCAGGAGCTCTGCATGGCTTCCTGGTGAAGATGGGCAGCGACGTCCTTCACCTG GCAGTGAAGCTTCCTCAAGTCCACTACATAGAGGAGGACTCGTCCATCTTTGCTCAGAGTGCCCCCTGGAACCTCCAGAAGTTACTGCAGCCTTATGGTGGCACCTCTGAAAACGGAACATACAGGCCACCCA ATGATGGAGGGAAGGCAGAGGTGTATCTGATGGATGGCAGCATTCAGAGTACTCACAGAGAGGTTGAAGGACGAGTGCTCATTACAGACTTCAACAACGTCCCTGAGGAGGACGGAGTCAGAGTTCACAGACAG GCCAGTCAGTGTGACAGTCACGGTACACACATGGCGGGGGTTGTCAGTGGGTCAGACTCTGGCGTTGCTCGAGGCGCCGGTGTTAACCTGGTCCGTGTGCTCAACTGTCAGGGGAAAGGGGCTGTGTCAGGAGCTCTGGCGG GTATGGAGTATATCCGAGCAACTTTACTGGCCCGTCCAGCAGACGCTGTGGTTGTTTTGCTGCCTTTCATTGGTGGTTTCAGTCGCTCATTAAACACAGCCTGTCGGGACATGGTGGCTAATGGAGCAGTGGTCATTGCTGCTGCGGGGAACTACAGAGATGACGCCTGCCTCTACTCTCCTGCTTCAGAGCCTGAG GTCATCACGGTGGGGGCAGTTAACTCAGCAGATCAGCTCATGTCACAGGGAGCGGGTGGCACCAACTTTGGCCGCTGTATTGATCTGTTTGCACCTGGTGATGACATCGTTAGTGCCAGTAGTGACTGCAGCACCTGTTTCACCTCCCGTAGTGGAACCTCCCAGGCTGCTGCACATGTTGCTG GTATAGCAGCAGTGATCCTGTCGTCCAATCAGAACGTGTCACCGGTGCAGGTCCTGCAGATGCTGATGCATTATTCCATCAGGAACACAATAAActtgctctctctgtctgacacACATCGTCTCATTACTCCAAACCTGGTGGCAGCCATACCTCCTGCCAACAGCACAA ATGTGGAGCTTCTGTGTCGGTCAGTGTGGTCAGAGAGGTCAGGGGCCACGGATACTGACAGAGCCATCAGTCGTTGTCGTTTGGGGGAGGAGATGATGAGCTGCAGCAGCTACACTCCTGACAGTGTCCATGCCGGAGAAACAATCATT GTGAAAAGCAAGCAGATGGAGTGTGTGGCCTATAACGGTCCGAGGGGTAAAGGTGTGTACGCTGTGGCGCGTTGCTGTGTGATAAGTGGTCTGCAGTGCCAGGTCCATGTTAGTCCTAAACCCGGACAAGATGCTGAGTGTGTCGGCCCGCAGCACCACCTGACCG gcTGCACATCTTGGTCCACCGCTGGCATCTTGTCTGGCTCTCGTCCACATTACGGTGATCGGACGCGTTGTGCTGTGAAAGACGGGGTGATGTCACACGCCGTGTGCTGCCATGCTCCTTCTCTGGAGTGCCACCTGTTGGAAAACACATCAGCTGATAAAGATCAG GTCGAGGTGTCCTGTCCCTCTGGCTGGACTCTGACAGACTGCAGCGCCATCTC
- the si:dkeyp-51f12.3 gene encoding uncharacterized protein si:dkeyp-51f12.3 encodes MPLPQGMLLCLGILLMTAGGVLAVCVGPFVVGLFLGLVGLGLLVSGICLAMKNLQVAVPGHFLLHPRTGTRFSPQQALAIQRRLDRIRREMSEDSVSRRPEPEPPLPSTPPPWTMEPPPSYDTVMKSQEHSEQL; translated from the exons ATGCCGCTCCCCCAGGGCATGCTGCTCTGTCTGGGTATACTCCTGATGACTGCTGGGGGGGTCTTGGCCGTGTGCGTAGGGCCGTTTGTAGTCGGGCTGTTCCTGGGCCTGGTGGGCTTGGGTCTGCTGGTCAGTGGAATCTGCTTGGCCATGAAGAATCTCCAGGTGGCAGTGCCAGGACACTTCCTCCTGCACCCCCGCACAGGCACACGCTTCAGCCCACAGCAGGCCCTGGCTATACAAAG GAGGTTGGACCGAATTCGTCGTGAGATGTCCGAGGACTCTGTCAGCAGGAGACCGGAGCCTGAACCCCCCCTcccatccaccccaccaccctGGACTATGGAGCCGCCTCCATCCTATGACACAGTGATGAAGAGCCAggagcacagtgagcagctttAA
- the si:dkeyp-51f12.2 gene encoding uncharacterized protein si:dkeyp-51f12.2 isoform X2, whose translation MPSLHHGAIFIGAFLIVTGGSTAFLSSYQSRLQAFSLCCVVLGVVMLILGLFWAMNSKSAANYNQREFDPECPHYPYDYPNFGSHAIFTPPGNRFPESQSVFLPRTMERHRHRARGEEFDYPPMDHGGFSPSPHPPPWLEPPPPYEVAIKTTCSSTHLRRAYSDTHLATEPLFGQSREISFEV comes from the exons ATGCCTTCCCTGCACCACGGAGCAATCTTCATCGGAGCCTTCCTCATTGTGACTGGGGGCTCCACAGCCTTCCTGTCCTCATACCAGAGCCGCCTGCAGGCTTTCTCCCTCTGCTGCGTGGTGCTGGGGGTGGTCATGCTCATCCTGGGGCTATTCTGGGCTATGAACAGCAAAAGTGCCGCAAACTACAACCAACGGGAGTTCGACCCAGAGTGTCCACATTATCCATACGACTACCCCAACTTTGGCAGTCATGCCATTTTCACACCTCCAGGGAACCGCTTCCCAGAATCTCAGTCAGTGTTTCTGCCCAG GACAATGGAACGCCACAGGCACCGTGCTCGTGGTGAGGAATTCGACTACCCTCCCATGGACCATG GTGGTTTTAGTCCATCCCCTCACCCTCCTCCGTGGCTGGAACCCCCGCCTCCCTATGAGGTCGCCATCAAGACCACATGCAGCTCTACACATCTGCGGCGTGCAtactcagacacacacctgGCAACAGAGCCCCTGTTTGGACAGTCGAGAGAGATCAGCTTTGAGGTGTGA
- the si:dkeyp-51f12.2 gene encoding uncharacterized protein si:dkeyp-51f12.2 isoform X1, whose translation MPSLHHGAIFIGAFLIVTGGSTAFLSSYQSRLQAFSLCCVVLGVVMLILGLFWAMNSKSAANYNQREFDPECPHYPYDYPNFGSHAIFTPPGNRFPESQSVFLPRTMERHRHRARGEEFDYPPMDHGGFSPSPHPPPWLEPPPPYEVAIKTTCSSTHLRRAYSDTHLATEPLFGQSREISFEV comes from the exons ATGCCTTCCCTGCACCACGGAGCAATCTTCATCGGAGCCTTCCTCATTGTGACTGGGGGCTCCACAGCCTTCCTGTCCTCATACCAGAGCCGCCTGCAGGCTTTCTCCCTCTGCTGCGTGGTGCTGGGGGTGGTCATGCTCATCCTGGGGCTATTCTGGGCTATGAACAGCAAAAGTGCCGCAAACTACAACCAACGGGAGTTCGACCCAGAGTGTCCACATTATCCATACGACTACCCCAACTTTGGCAGTCATGCCATTTTCACACCTCCAGGGAACCGCTTCCCAGAATCTCAGTCAGTGTTTCTGCCCAG GACAATGGAACGCCACAGGCACCGTGCTCGTGGTGAGGAATTCGACTACCCTCCCATGGACCATGGTGGTTTTAGTCCATCCCCTCACCCTCCTCCGTGGCTGGAACCCCCGCCTCCCTATGAGGTCGCCATCAAGACCACATGCAGCTCTACACATCTGCGGCGTGCAtactcagacacacacctgGCAACAGAGCCCCTGTTTGGACAGTCGAGAGAGATCAGCTTTGAGGTGTGA
- the dhcr24 gene encoding delta(24)-sterol reductase gives MDPLLYLAGLVIMFLLWIKVKGLDYVIVHQRWIFVCLFLLPLSVIFDVYYYVRAWLIFKMCSAPKLHDQRVRDIQRQVREWRKDGSKTYMCTGRPGWLTVSLRVGKYKKTHKNIMINMMDILEVDTKRQVLRVEPLANMGQVTALLNSIGWTLPVLPELDDLTVGGLVMGTGIESSSHIYGLFQHICVAFELVLADGSLVRCTEEENSDLFHAVPWSCGTLGFLVAAEIKIVPTKPWVKLHYEPVRGLENICKRFTEASENKQNTFVEGIQYTLDTAVIMTGTMTDHAEPDKINRIGLHFKPWFFKHVEGYLKGDCSGVEYIPLRQYYHRHTRSIFWELQDIIPFGNNPVFRWLFGWMVPPKISLLKLTQGETIRRLYEQHHVVQDMLIPMKHLQAAITHFHQDIDVYPLWLCPFLLRPGRGMVHPKGQEEELYVDIGAYGEPKVKHFEAKASTRQLEKFVRDVHGFQMLYADVYMDREEFWEMFDGQLYHRLREELGCKEAFPEVYDKICKSARH, from the exons ATGGATCCGCTGCTGTACTTAGCTGGCCTGGTCATCATGTTCCTGCTGTGGATCAAAGTTAAAGGTCTAGATTACGTAATCGTTCACCAGAGGtggatttttgtgtgtttgttcctgCTACCCCTCTCCGTTATTTTCGATGTGTATTATTATGTGCGGGCATGGCTCATTTTCAAGATGTGCTCTGCCCCCAAACTGCACGACCAGCGCGTGCGAGACATCCAGCGACAG GTACGTGAGTGGAGGAAGGATGGCAGTAAGACCTACATGTGTACCGGTCGACCCGGCTGGCTCACTGTGTCTCTCAGAGTGGGGAAATACAAGAAAACCCACAAGAACATCATGATCAATATGATGGACATTCTGGAGGTGGACACAAAGAGGCAG GTTTTGAGAGTTGAGCCGCTGGCCAACATGGGTCAAGTGACCGCTCTCCTCAACTCTATTGGCTGGACACTGCCAGTGCTGCCCGAGCTTGATGACCTCACTGTGG gTGGTTTGGTGATGGGAACAGGCATCGAGTCATCCTCTCATATTTACGGCCTGTTTCAGCACATCTGTGTCGCATTTGAACTGGTTCTTGCTGATGGCAGCTTAGTACGCTGCACggag GAGGAAAACTCGGACCTGTTCCATGCCGTCCCGTGGTCATGTGGAACTCTGGGGTTCCTGGTTGCAGCTGAGATTAAAATAGTCCCCACTAAACCCTGGGTGAAGCTGCACTATGAGCCGGTAAGAGGACTGGAGAACATCTGTAAACGCTTCACTGAAGCATCGGAGAACAAGCAGAACACATTTGTTGAGGGCATCCAGTACACTCTGGACACCGCTGTCATCATGACGGGAACCATGACTGACCACGCAGAGCCTGATAAG ATTAATAGAATCGGCCTGCACTTTAAACCCTGGTTCTTTAAACATGTGGAGGGCTACCTGAAAGGCGACTGCAGTGGAGTTGAATACATCCCTCTGAGACAGTACTACCATAGACACACACGCAGCATCTTCTGGGAGCTTCAG GATATTATTCCCTTTGGCAACAACCCAGTGTTTCGCTGGCTTTTTGGATGGATGGTCCCTCCTAAGATCTCACTGCTGAAGCTCACCCAGGGAGAGACCATCAGACGGCTTTATGAGCAGCACCACGTGGTCCAGGACATGCTGATACCTATGAAGCATCTGCAGGCTGCCATCACACACTTCCACCAGGACATCGAC GTTTACCCTCTGTGGCTGTGTCCATTCCTTTTGCGACCAGGCAGAGGgatggtccaccccaaaggtcAAGAGGAGGAGCTGTATGTGGATATTGGGGCCTATGGAGAGCCCAAAGTCAAACACTTTGAAGCTAAAGCATCAACGCGTCAGCTGGAGAAGTTTGTCAGAGATGTGCATGG GTTCCAGATGCTGTATGCAGACGTGTACATGGATCGAGAGGAGTTCTGGGAGATGTTTGATGGTCAGCTGTATCACAGACTGAGAGAGGAACTAGGCTGTAAGGAGGCCTTCCCGGAGGTTTACGACAAAATCTGTAAATCTGCCCGACACTGA
- the si:ch211-121a2.4 gene encoding transmembrane protein 205 isoform X1: MATDQEPTFTVKLLQLLLLSTYWGMQIWVTFISSFVMDNHLNRHTYGFIQSRLVPFYLHLGSACAFFNLTIYAVYHPSDMLDDREAFQIFIFFVSVTVAAVNAQWFGQMTSEIMADMHLIEQACGLGQDIGLSSNREAYAKLCETDVKYRHLSSRLWRYRLLSSLSNLCCIGCNFYSLCYMAENLVTL; this comes from the exons ATGGCCACTGACCAGGAGCCCACGTTCACAGtcaagctgctgcagctgctgctgctctccacCTACTGGGGAATGCAGATCTGGGTCACTTTCATTTCAA GCTTTGTGATGGACAACCACCTGAACAGACACACGTATGGGTTTATCCAGAGTCGTCTTGTCCCTTTCTACCTCCACTTGGGTTCAGCTTGTGCCTTCTTTAACCTCACCATCTATGCTGTGTATCACCCCAGTGACATGCTGGATGACAGAGAAGCCTTTcag ATCTTCATCTTCTTTGTGTCTGTGACAGTTGCGGCTGTCAACGCCCAGTGGTTCGGCCAAATGACATCAGAGATCATGGCAGACATGCACCTTATTGAGCAGGCGTGCGGTTTGGGTCAGGATATCGGCCTGTCGTCGAATCGCGAAGCTTATGCCAAGCTGTGTGAGACGGATGTCAAATATAGACACCTCAGCAGTCGCCTGTGGCGGTACAGACTGCTGTCCTCCCTCAGCAACCTCTGCTGCATAGGCTGCAACTTCTACAGTCTCTGTTACATGGCTGAGAACCTTGTCACACTGTAa
- the si:ch211-121a2.4 gene encoding transmembrane protein 205 isoform X2 — translation MKGFVMDNHLNRHTYGFIQSRLVPFYLHLGSACAFFNLTIYAVYHPSDMLDDREAFQIFIFFVSVTVAAVNAQWFGQMTSEIMADMHLIEQACGLGQDIGLSSNREAYAKLCETDVKYRHLSSRLWRYRLLSSLSNLCCIGCNFYSLCYMAENLVTL, via the exons ATGAAAG GCTTTGTGATGGACAACCACCTGAACAGACACACGTATGGGTTTATCCAGAGTCGTCTTGTCCCTTTCTACCTCCACTTGGGTTCAGCTTGTGCCTTCTTTAACCTCACCATCTATGCTGTGTATCACCCCAGTGACATGCTGGATGACAGAGAAGCCTTTcag ATCTTCATCTTCTTTGTGTCTGTGACAGTTGCGGCTGTCAACGCCCAGTGGTTCGGCCAAATGACATCAGAGATCATGGCAGACATGCACCTTATTGAGCAGGCGTGCGGTTTGGGTCAGGATATCGGCCTGTCGTCGAATCGCGAAGCTTATGCCAAGCTGTGTGAGACGGATGTCAAATATAGACACCTCAGCAGTCGCCTGTGGCGGTACAGACTGCTGTCCTCCCTCAGCAACCTCTGCTGCATAGGCTGCAACTTCTACAGTCTCTGTTACATGGCTGAGAACCTTGTCACACTGTAa